One window from the genome of Erwinia sorbitola encodes:
- the pdxJ gene encoding pyridoxine 5'-phosphate synthase: MAELLLGVNIDHIATVRNARGTHYPDPVQAAFVSEQAGADGITVHLREDRRHITDRDVRILRQTIQTRMNLEMAVTDEMVDIACEILPHFCCLVPEKREEVTTEGGLDVAGQQEKVSAAVKRLNNAGILVSLFIDADHRQIDAAVAAGAPYIEIHTGAYAEAEEGPERDTELARIAEAATYAAGKGLKVNAGHGLTYHNVQPIAVLPEMHELNIGHAIIGRALFSGLAEAVKEMKLLMREARR; this comes from the coding sequence ATGGCAGAGCTTTTGTTGGGCGTTAACATCGATCACATTGCTACCGTACGTAATGCACGCGGCACTCATTATCCCGACCCGGTACAGGCTGCTTTTGTTTCTGAGCAGGCCGGAGCCGACGGTATTACCGTGCATCTGCGCGAAGATCGCCGCCATATCACCGATCGCGACGTACGCATTTTGCGACAGACCATCCAGACGCGCATGAATCTGGAGATGGCCGTAACGGATGAGATGGTGGATATTGCCTGTGAAATTCTGCCCCATTTCTGCTGCCTGGTGCCGGAAAAACGTGAAGAAGTGACCACCGAAGGCGGTCTGGATGTTGCCGGGCAACAGGAGAAAGTGAGCGCTGCGGTTAAACGCCTTAACAATGCCGGAATTCTGGTGTCACTGTTTATTGATGCTGACCATCGACAGATTGATGCCGCTGTCGCTGCCGGTGCGCCGTATATCGAGATCCACACCGGCGCTTACGCTGAGGCGGAAGAGGGGCCGGAGCGTGACACAGAACTGGCGCGTATTGCAGAGGCTGCCACTTATGCAGCGGGTAAGGGCCTGAAAGTCAATGCCGGGCACGGTCTCACCTACCACAACGTACAGCCAATTGCGGTTCTGCCAGAAATGCACGAACTGAATATCGGCCATGCGATAATCGGGCGCGCGCTATTTAGCGGTCTGGCAGAAGCTGTGAAAGAGATGAAGCTGCTGATGCGGGAAGCACGACGTTAA
- the acpS gene encoding holo-ACP synthase: MAILGLGTDIVEIARIEAVISRSGDRLAKRVLSDNEWAQYQAHKQPVRFLAKRFAVKEAAAKAFGTGIRGGLAFNQFEVYNDELGKPGLRFFQHAEQVAQKLGVAHVHVTLADERHYACATVIIES; this comes from the coding sequence ATGGCTATTCTTGGCCTCGGTACCGATATTGTGGAGATTGCCCGTATTGAAGCGGTAATCTCCCGCTCCGGCGATCGCCTGGCAAAACGGGTGCTCAGTGATAATGAGTGGGCACAGTACCAGGCGCATAAGCAGCCGGTACGTTTTCTCGCTAAACGTTTCGCGGTTAAAGAAGCAGCAGCCAAAGCCTTTGGCACCGGAATTCGCGGCGGCCTGGCGTTTAATCAGTTTGAAGTTTATAACGACGAGCTGGGCAAGCCGGGGCTGCGCTTTTTCCAGCATGCAGAGCAAGTGGCGCAGAAACTGGGCGTAGCCCATGTTCATGTTACGTTAGCGGATGAGCGCCACTATGCTTGCGCGACGGTGATTATTGAGAGTTAA
- a CDS encoding YfhL family 4Fe-4S dicluster ferredoxin, whose product MALLITKRCINCDMCEPECPNEAISMGDEFYEIDTDRCTECIGHYDTPTCQQVCPIDNTIITDPLHIESNDQLWEKFVVLHPAG is encoded by the coding sequence GTGGCTTTACTAATTACGAAGCGTTGTATCAACTGCGACATGTGTGAACCTGAGTGCCCTAATGAAGCCATTTCGATGGGGGACGAGTTTTACGAGATCGATACTGACCGCTGCACAGAGTGCATCGGCCATTATGATACCCCTACCTGCCAGCAGGTATGTCCAATTGATAACACCATTATTACTGACCCGCTGCATATCGAAAGTAATGACCAGCTGTGGGAAAAGTTTGTGGTGCTGCATCCGGCGGGTTAA